In the Fusarium falciforme chromosome 6, complete sequence genome, TTCCAATCGTTTACACATAGACTTCACTTTGCTGTCACCAGCACAACACAGCCAAGATGCTGCAATCACCAATTTCAATGGCTGACCCCTCGCCTGATAGATTCCCCGGATACACAGATCCCTTCGAGGAACCATCATCAATAATGTCTTCCACATCCGACCCCGTGGCCAACCTCAAGGCTGAGGCCAGCCGAGGCCCTTCTCCCCAGCCCACTCACTTCAGTGTTCCCCTATCAAatggcaacggcaacggccaCCGCGTCCTGCGCTCTGCCACTGTTGGCTACATCGCCCCTGAGTTCACCGGCAAGAAGGCCCAGAAGGAGGCCGTCAAGGACATCATCAAGCAGGCTGGCCTGGTCCCCGAGGCTCAGATTGATGAGCAGATTGAGTGGTTCTACGAGAAGCTCGGCATCGACGATGTCTACTTCCACATCGAGACCCCTGCTGTCATCAGCACTCACATCACCTCTCTCTACGCCGCCAAGGTTGCTGCCTTTGCCCGTGAGGACAAGCAGGAGGAGATCCGCATCGACATGGAGGCCAATGACCACGCCATCTACATCGACACCAGCATTGCTGGCAAGACCAACGTCGGTGGCCCTCGCTACGAGGAGCGCCTTGAGGCCAAGTACATCGACCACGTCGGTTCCAGCAAGTACCGTGTTGAGACCTTCCGCTCTCCCGCCGTCCTGAgccccaagtccaaggccacCCTCCGATGCTACTTCGTCTACCAGTGCCAGTTCAAGACTCCCCCTTCGCAGACCGACCCCAAGGAGACCAACCTTGAGAAGATTGCCGACCAGGGCTTCCTCCAGAAGGCTACTGCCAACACCAAGCAGATCTACCAGGACATCATTGAGCTTGCCGTCGGCCGGGCTGGTCCCGTCATTGAGGTCTTCGACATCGAGGATACTGATGAGAAGCGCATGGTTCTCGCTTTCCGATCCCGCTCTGCCCAGGGTCTCTTCTCTGCCCTGAGCGACCTCTACCACTACTATGGCGTCACCTCCTCGCGAAAGTACCTGGAGCAGTTCTCCAACGGTATCACCGTCATGTCTGTCTACCTCCGACCTGCTCACCAGGCTGACGGCCAGGCCAATCAGTTCCCCTCTTACGAGGAGTCGATTGACCAGATCTCCAAGGAGGTTTCTCTCCTCTACTGCCTTCCCCACAACAAGTTCCACAGCCTCTTCCTTTCTGGCCAGCTGAGCCTCCAGGAGTCCGTTTATGCCCACTCCGCCTGGGTCTTTGTCCAGCACTTCCTTAACCGTCTGGGCCCTGAGTATGCCTCTCTCTCCGAGCTTCTGGATGTCAGCAACAACACCCAGCAGGCTCTCCTCTCCAACCTCAAGCGCCGTCTCCGCTCCGAGACCTTCACCCCTGACTACATCTATGAGATTATTCAGAACTACCCCGGCCTCGTGCGCGCTCTCTACGCCTCCTTCGCCAACGTCCACCTTCTTAAGGATCAGGAGGACCCCGTGAAGGTTATCTCCTCCAGCCTGTCTGTCGAGGTTCTCTCCGACGAGGCTCTTAAGGACAAGATCGCCAAGAACGTCAACAACGAGCACGATGAGATGGTCCTCACCGCCTTCCGCGTGTTCAACAACGCCATCCTCAAGACCAACTACTTTACTCCCACCAAGGTTGCCCTGAGCTTCCGTCTCGACCCCTCTTTCCTCCCTGACGTCGAGTACCCCAAGCCCCTCTACGGCAtgttcctcgtcatcagctCCGAGTCCCGAGGTTTCCACCTCCGATTCAAGGACATCTCTCGTGGTGGTATCCGAATCGTCAAGTCTCGCAGCAAGGAGGCCTACAGCATCAACGCTCGCAACCTCTTCGACGAGAACTACGGTCTTGCCAGCACCCAGCAGCGCAAGAACAAGGATATCCCTGAGGGTGGCTCCAAGGGTGTCATTCTCCTTGACCCCAAGCAGCAGGACCGCGCCCGCGAGGCCTTCGAGAAGTACATCGATAGTatccttgatcttctcctgcCCGCCGAGACCCCCGGCATCAAGAACCCTATTGTCGACCTCTACGGCAAGGAGGAGATCCTCTTCCTGGGTCCCGATGAGAACACTGCTGAGCTGGTTGACTGGGCCACCGAGCACGCCCGCGCCCGCAACGCCCCCTGGTGGAAGTCTTTCTTCACCGGCAAGTCTCCCAAGCTTGGTGGTATTCCCCACGACACTTACGGCATGACTACTCTGTCCGTCCGCGAGTACGTCAAGGGTATCTACCGAAAGCTCGACCTTGACCCCTCCACCATCCGCAAGATGCAGACTGGTGGTCCCGACGGTGACCTGGGCAGCAACGAGATCAAGCTCGCCAACGAGACCTACACTGCCATTGTCGATGGCTCTGGTGTCCTCGCTGACCCCAAGGGTCTTGACCGCGATGAGCTTCTCCGCCTAGCCAACAACCGCAAGATGATCATCGAGTATGACATCTCCAAGCTGTCCCCTGAGGGTTACCGCGTCCTGTGCGACGATGTCAACCTGACCCTGCCCAGCGGCGAGGTTGTCAACAACGGCACCTCTTTCCGCAACACCTTCCACCTCCGCGAGAACAGCTCCGTCGACGTCTTCGTCCCTTGCGGTGGTCGCCCTGCCTCGATTGACCTCATCAGCGTCAACCGCCTcatcaaggacggcaagtcCCTCATCCCCTACCTCGTTGAGGGTGCCAACCTCTTCATCACCCAGGACGCCAAGCTCCGtcttgaggctgctggctgtGTCCTCTACAAGGATGCCTCTGCCAACAAGGGTGGTGTGACCTCGTCCTCCCTTGAGGTCCTTGCCTCTCTGTCCTTCGACGACGAGGGTTTCGTTGAGAACATGTGCCACAACGCCAACGGCGAGGCTCCTCAGTTCTACAAGGACTACGTCAAGCAGGTTCAGCTCAAGATCCAGGACAACGCCCGCCTTGAGTTCGAGGCCATCTGGCGCGAGCACCAGGAGACTGGCACTCCCCGATCGATCCTCTCTGACAAGCTCTCGGTTGCCATCACCGACCTTGATGAGAAGCTCCAGCACTCCGACCTCTGGGACAACGAGAAGATCCGCCGCTCTGTCCTCAAGGATGCTCTTCCCCACCTCCTGCTGGAGAAGATTGGCCTTGACACCCTGATTGCCCGCATCCCCGACTCGTACCTCCGCAGCATCTTCGGCAGCTACCTTGCCAGCCGCTTCGTGTACGAGTTCGGCAGCAGCCCCAGCCAGTTTGCCTTCTACGACTTGTAAGTGTAACCGGATACCTCTTGAATGCAACAGACGCTAACTAGTATAACAGCATGTCGAAGCGCATGGCCCAGATTGCCGACAACTAGAAGTTGCCTGCACGCGACGAATAAAACGGTGTTTGAGCGTGTTATTTGATTCTATTTCACAGCATAGCATGATTGTTTTTGTGCCTCGATGAGAGATGAGCATAGTTACGGTGTGTTTGCAGCATTGGGAAGGTCCTGGCATAGACCTATACATGGGTAACGGTTCCATTGGGAAGGTTAAAGAAAAGTCAGAAAAGACTGCATCCAAGTAGTCGATAATAATGAATCATTCCGAAGTTCAATATGTTTTGCCAGACAAGCTATGAGGTGATATCACCGTGGTCATTGAGTGTCTAATTACCTTTGAGCCACAAAAAGGATTGGACGAGACTGATGCCGTAGAAAGCCCGTCGAGGAGAGACATGCATTGTAGCCGGGCTCTGTTTGAAGCTCGGATCGTTCGGAGAAATGATATCCtgcagatggatggatgagaagaGGAGTACATGTGCTAGGCGCGGCAATCGATAACGTGCGGTATTTCGAAAGATGTGCTCCAAGCGCGCGCTCTGTTCTTGTGTGGGATAGATTTGCAGGCGAGAATAGGACTGGCTGGGAGTGATGTTCCTCTGCCGCTAGCATGTGAGCTTGTTCGAGGTCGTTCTTCAGCCGCCCAGGCCTTGCATAGCTCACAGTTGTTATCAGGCTATGGAGGAGgtgctcttcttcatccataCCAGTGGGTGAGGACACATGTAGGTAGTTGGAAACTAAAGAGGACTAGAGCCAAATACGTGCTCAGATAGGCGAGACGGCAAGGGCCTCGCAGACGTAGATGGCTGGGCCGTCTCGTCATGGGCTCACCAGGTGCATGATTCTTCATGCAGACGGCGTGGCAGTATATATACGGGACACTGGATATGCAGGACCCTCGCATGCTATGAACGGACATTGGCACACGTGCTTGACACGGCTGAGAGATGAGGATACAATGTTTCCCCTCTTTGCACCCGCATTGCCGAGGTTGTGTGTGTCTCTTTAGCTTGCGAGAATGGCATGTTGGGTAATTGTGCTGCATGCCGGAGCATGTTGTGATGGAGTTTTGAGCGAGTAGGAGGGAGGCTTCTGTGCGGGAGGTGCGGGATATTCGAGTGTGGAAATTGGGAGAGTTGTTTCCTAACTTGAGGTAAAGTGAAGAAGGATGAATAGGGTAAGAGGCTGTGATATCACATTCGAAGGCGGCTGAGacgtggtgatggtgatatCAGATCCATCAAATTCGACGACACTGGGAAAAGGTGAGGCACGTGGTACGTACCTAATTGTTAGCGCAATGGAAGACAGAGACGGAATCTCCCATCCCACGAGGGAATATGGATTCACAGCCAATCAAAACAGACAGAGAGACCTTACTTCCCCTGACAGGGACCCATCACTGCTTCGGTCGTTTCAGCATTTCCCAGGGTCAAGGCGCGGGTGCCCTGGGCGGTTCCCCGGACGCGTTAGGGCCAAAGTTTACAAGCTCCTGGAACCGCTAGGCATTGGAGGCTGTCCAGGGGTTTTAATGGGCGACAGGACACGAGATTCCAGAAGGAACGCGACACGCGCGATGGAATATCAGGTTGTGTGTAGCGGTGAAAGGGCTCAGGTTGCTTGCTTTCTTTTTGATATGAAACTATGGCCACCCAGAGCGCAATGGGGTGAGGCTGGGACGGGTATAGTGTCAGATGCATGGCGTTACACAGGCCATGCGCAAGAGTAGAGCCGACATGATGGAACTCAATCGACTTGCCTCTCCATTGTCGCTGTcacctttttttctcttgcaTTGACCGTCTCTAATTGTCATTGGTTTTGCAGCGAGACTACAAACAGCCAGACTCAGATATAGCTTTAGTAGAAAACGCCATATGGCCCCCTGCTGTTGGAATTCGCTGTTTGGCGTCTGTCactttttttcccttcttttttttttccccccTTCGCTCGACCAACTCTTGACCGTCATATCATCCCAACTTTACCTACGCGCGCGCActgctttcttttcttgcccAGTTCAATGGCCTGACCGACTTAGCGGCCCAGCCTCCACTTTCGTTTCCCATCTTTTTTCGATTTTTCCTTATCAAAAAAGTCTGGAGGGAGCCGTTTTGACGTTGACAATTGAAACGGCGCCGCCCGACaatccctcccctcccctccggCACTGGTAGTGCtactccatcatccatcggTACCTGGCCTTGATTTGAAGAGAGCGGAGAGGCCGAAGCGAGACAACAGAGGGGGAGTTTTGCAAGGCGCAGGAAGCGACTCAAATAGGATAAGACGAACAAGAGAGGCTTATCCATCAATCCTTCTGCCGCTCACTGCTTGCTCTTCTCAGctcagcacagcacagcacaacaTCAACGAACGAACCACCCTTGCTCAGTAGTGTGCCAGCGCCAACGGTGGAGTCTCCAGGGAATCAAATCAATCAATCCCTTTCTACCCagcgccagcccagcccagggcCCGCCACGAAACGAAACTTGGGCCATAGGCCGCCCGACGCCAACTCATTCTGCTTCCTCACACGGGACACGGGGTGCAAGTCAAGACACACGGACCCGGGGAGCAAAGATCGTCGTCAttccctctctccctctccagtTTTTCTCGAGCCGTCGGTCCCTCAAACACGTTCCGCGCCTCTTCAGAATACGTAGGCAGATTCATGTTGGACGATCCCGTGGCTGGCCACCGGGCACCGACGAGCGCATCGCAACGCGAACGACACCGAGTACGACTGCTACGACGACCAAGCTGATATCCAACATCTGAGACGgaaaagcaagcaaggaAAGCAGCAAACAAAACCTTGGCGACACCGACCAACGGTGCGAACAAGGCTCAGGGTCCGGGCCTCCAGCAACCACCAaagcaaagaaaaaaaatcgGCCCCCAAGACAAGCTTCCATcgaattaaaaaaagatacaGACGGCAAGAGAGGCGCGGCGCTTCTCCAAACCAGGGGCTCGCAAAAAAGCCATCGCTGTGTGCCTTGTGCCTCGTGGGTCGTTCGTGGCTTTGACGGCCACgcccatcctcctcgcccgtcACCATGACACGACCAACCATTGTTCGAGCCGGTATGTCCCTATTCATGTCTTGTTTTGCTCTGTCCTGTGTCTGTTCCCTGAGGTGTGGATGAGAGATGCGCTGGTGTTTTCGCAGCGCCTCACTACTCCTCATCCTGATTCCGTCCCTGTTACAGCTTTCCTCTCCCCTTTACATCTACACTTGGTCCCCAGTTCTACACCCCCCGAATCTCGACTGTCGAAAGTATCCCTATCTTAGGTATCCTTCTTTGATTACGCTTCTCTTGCCAACGTTTCATCTTACCCTCGCCAACCCCTGCCCACCGACTGCCGTCCAAGCTCCCTGGGCTTCCTCTCGCTCGGGGGGCCGATGCATGTCACGATACCTCCATTCCAACCTCCCGACTTTGACCttgtttttattctttttgcATTTCCATGCTTCGTCCGCAAAACGCTCCTTGACAGGGTGAACTAACGTTTGCGACCGCTTTGCGCCCCTGTAGATACCATCGATCTCCAAGACCACCACGCTCCATCCGCCCAGGACCATTCCAAGAGTGCTCGCACCATCACCTCCCCCAACTCCCTCTCGCCCCACCAGGCCGAGACCATTCGTGAAGTTATCAGCGGCACCGCCGACGAAGAGCGCCGTTCCCCGCGCGTCTCGTGGGAAAACGGCAACGGCATTGACGATATTCACCGGTTCGCCGACGACCTCGTCGCCGGTCCCACGGGATCCAGCTCAAACTCCAACTCCCGCCTCCGAGGCGCtgctgacgacgacgacgacgatatcaACGGAAAGATGGTGCAGGAGGATGCGCTGGCCATTGCGCAGAACGGAGGCATCTCGTCCTCGGACGAGGGTGACCTCGACGGCGACGCTGACGACCTCGACGATGACATGATGGACAAGATCTCGAGTTCTCCCTCGATTGAAGATGGTGGGTGCAGCCCCGTCATTGCCCCTCGGGCATGGCCGCGTCGAATCTCTTCCCTACCCGGATCGCTACGGAGTAGTTCTCCCACTCCCTCTGGTTCAAGTGTCACCAGGGTCTGTTCGCCATACCCTGAGCCTCTCAGCTATACACCCAGCCCCGGCAAGCTTGCCCAGCTGCCGCGAGCACTACCCGCAACAATCCAGAATCATCGTCTTCGGGGTGAGTATATCGAccgcgacgacgacgccgacGAAACCGACTCCGATTCCGAAACCGATACGAGCTTCGATTCCATCACAGCCGAGTTTCACGAAACACCCGAAGATGAGAAAGAAAGGCGTGGGATGGAGGTTCAGAAAGAGGTGGGGAGAGCAAAATCCGACATTCGCGAAGGCTAGCACCCTTCTTCTGAAGGATCAAGCATCAGGAGACGGGTCACTGTATCGATAAACAGGGAGCAGGGCATTTTCTATGACTGCAAGTCAGTCTTGAATCTTTCGGACACGAGCGACGAAGAAACTCATGAGCAGGAAAACGAGCCCGACAACGATTTCGACAACTACGATCTTTCCCTGACCGTTCCCTACGAAGAATCATACGAAGACGATGactcttccctctccctccccaGCGATCCAAGCTATGTTGATTCTGGTTGGGCGACAGAATGCTTACAAGAAACAGAGGACATCGATTTCGAGTTCGTTTATGCTCTCCACACATTCGTGGCCACGGTCGAGGGCCAGGCGAACGCCACCAAAGGTGATACTATGGTTCTGCTAGATGACAGCAACAGCTACTGGTGGCTGGTTAGAGTTGTCAAGGACAGCAGTATTGGTAAGTCTTGTACTAagatgggctgggctggaggcTGACCAACCCCCACAGGATATTTGCCTGCGGAACACATCGAGACGCCGACAGAACGATTAGCCCGTTTGAACAAACACAGGAACGTCGATGTATGTGCTTCTCTACCTTCGAAGAGGGCCCTAAAGCTGACATTGTTTGCAGCTTTCTGCTACGATGCTGGGAGATCAAACAGACAAGAAGCAACCGACATTCAAGCCGTCTATACGGCTAAGACGGAAAACGGTAACTTTTGCTGCACCGACTTATGTCGACTACTCAGACTTTGACGACTACTCAACCGACGAGGAAGATCTGGATGATCTATTTGGTCAATCAACAACTAAATCCACCCAGCAACAAGAACAGAAGAAGGATACCCAGCAGGCAACGACAATATCAGTCgtggaagacgacgactcaGCGGAAGAGAGTGCCAAGGTGGAACCGCTCAAGCCTCGCTCCAACGTCAAACTGGTTATTGAGCCTACAAAGGTCGAGACagtcgaagaggaggatgagacgAGGAGTAGCGAAGAGATACTCCTGGACAGCAAGCTGGAAGGCCCGAGCAAATCGCGAAACGGCACTGTGAGAAACACAGACTCGTTCTACAGAGACGAGACTGTtgagaccaagaagatcacACTGACACCAAACCTTTTGCGGGACGACAACCAACCCCGGCCATCTCAAgactccatcaccaaggatATCAAATCAAGGACAAGCCTGGACAAGATGGATAAGGAGCTCATGTCggacaaggaaaagaagaagatccaGGACAAGGCTcggaaggagaaggagaagaagcccagtGCCATTCGAAGCTTCTTCTCTAGGAaagacaagaagaagtcgatcgatgatgacgacgagtcgTTTGGCAAGAGGTCGATGGACATTGTGTCGGAATCCCGGGACAGCGAGTCGATCGAGGAGGTGTCGTCGCCAGTTCAACGAAACCCCAGTAAGCTCCAGAAGCAGATGCCGCGTACAGAGCCCTCGCTGTCGCGCAAAAACTCTGTTGGATCACAGGAGCAGTCCTCAACCAGGGAGCTTGCCGCTTACTTGGCCGAGTCTCGGACCAACGACGTGTCTAACGTGCCACCGGCCTCGATGCGGCTCGTGGACCCCGAGACGCAAGAGACACAGGAGCTGCCGTCCAATACTcatgttggtggtgatgtgaCCAGAGCACGGTCAGCATCCGCCGCTGCACAGCACGACGATACCAAGGCGCTGGCCAAGGCACTTGGCCGTAGTGCCAGCACAGGAACACAACCCCGAACGGCCAGGACAGTCAAGCCCCGGCCGTTGACGAATCTGGATGAGCTGGAAAGCTCAGAAGACGATTATGCCTCGGAGCCCGAAGCACAGCCGACGCAAGAGCCGGTCAAGGAGCAGAAGGCTGAAGGGGCTGGTCTACGGCCACAGCTCCCAGGGGCGTTCCCTGACAGCTTCGAGGCTGCGCCAGGCGAGaactcggcggcggcggcagccacAAGCAAGGAGC is a window encoding:
- a CDS encoding NAD-specific glutamate dehydrogenase, which encodes MSSTSDPVANLKAEASRGPSPQPTHFSVPLSNGNGNGHRVLRSATVGYIAPEFTGKKAQKEAVKDIIKQAGLVPEAQIDEQIEWFYEKLGIDDVYFHIETPAVISTHITSLYAAKVAAFAREDKQEEIRIDMEANDHAIYIDTSIAGKTNVGGPRYEERLEAKYIDHVGSSKYRVETFRSPAVLSPKSKATLRCYFVYQCQFKTPPSQTDPKETNLEKIADQGFLQKATANTKQIYQDIIELAVGRAGPVIEVFDIEDTDEKRMVLAFRSRSAQGLFSALSDLYHYYGVTSSRKYLEQFSNGITVMSVYLRPAHQADGQANQFPSYEESIDQISKEVSLLYCLPHNKFHSLFLSGQLSLQESVYAHSAWVFVQHFLNRLGPEYASLSELLDVSNNTQQALLSNLKRRLRSETFTPDYIYEIIQNYPGLVRALYASFANVHLLKDQEDPVKVISSSLSVEVLSDEALKDKIAKNVNNEHDEMVLTAFRVFNNAILKTNYFTPTKVALSFRLDPSFLPDVEYPKPLYGMFLVISSESRGFHLRFKDISRGGIRIVKSRSKEAYSINARNLFDENYGLASTQQRKNKDIPEGGSKGVILLDPKQQDRAREAFEKYIDSILDLLLPAETPGIKNPIVDLYGKEEILFLGPDENTAELVDWATEHARARNAPWWKSFFTGKSPKLGGIPHDTYGMTTLSVREYVKGIYRKLDLDPSTIRKMQTGGPDGDLGSNEIKLANETYTAIVDGSGVLADPKGLDRDELLRLANNRKMIIEYDISKLSPEGYRVLCDDVNLTLPSGEVVNNGTSFRNTFHLRENSSVDVFVPCGGRPASIDLISVNRLIKDGKSLIPYLVEGANLFITQDAKLRLEAAGCVLYKDASANKGGVTSSSLEVLASLSFDDEGFVENMCHNANGEAPQFYKDYVKQVQLKIQDNARLEFEAIWREHQETGTPRSILSDKLSVAITDLDEKLQHSDLWDNEKIRRSVLKDALPHLLLEKIGLDTLIARIPDSYLRSIFGSYLASRFVYEFGSSPSQFAFYDFMSKRMAQIADN
- a CDS encoding SH3 domain-containing protein, with translation MTRPTIVRADTIDLQDHHAPSAQDHSKSARTITSPNSLSPHQAETIREVISGTADEERRSPRVSWENGNGIDDIHRFADDLVAGPTGSSSNSNSRLRGAADDDDDDINGKMVQEDALAIAQNGGISSSDEGDLDGDADDLDDDMMDKISSSPSIEDGGCSPVIAPRAWPRRISSLPGSLRSSSPTPSGSSVTRVCSPYPEPLSYTPSPGKLAQLPRALPATIQNHRLRGEYIDRDDDADETDSDSETDTSFDSITAEFHETPEDEKERRGMEVQKEGIFYDCKSVLNLSDTSDEETHEQENEPDNDFDNYDLSLTVPYEESYEDDDSSLSLPSDPSYVDSGWATECLQETEDIDFEFVYALHTFVATVEGQANATKGDTMVLLDDSNSYWWLVRVVKDSSIGYLPAEHIETPTERLARLNKHRNVDLSATMLGDQTDKKQPTFKPSIRLRRKTVTFAAPTYVDYSDFDDYSTDEEDLDDLFGQSTTKSTQQQEQKKDTQQATTISVVEDDDSAEESAKVEPLKPRSNVKLVIEPTKVETVEEEDETRSSEEILLDSKLEGPSKSRNGTVRNTDSFYRDETVETKKITLTPNLLRDDNQPRPSQDSITKDIKSRTSLDKMDKELMSDKEKKKIQDKARKEKEKKPSAIRSFFSRKDKKKSIDDDDESFGKRSMDIVSESRDSESIEEVSSPVQRNPSKLQKQMPRTEPSLSRKNSVGSQEQSSTRELAAYLAESRTNDVSNVPPASMRLVDPETQETQELPSNTHVGGDVTRARSASAAAQHDDTKALAKALGRSASTGTQPRTARTVKPRPLTNLDELESSEDDYASEPEAQPTQEPVKEQKAEGAGLRPQLPGAFPDSFEAAPGENSAAAAATSKEQQQDRLSESPVHVSPVNVTRPPALEIDTSSQEGRSSSEVPSPELMPGADTPKDSSSTRSNKEAGWDDEKLRAFFDDGEHVRDLLMVVYDKTDVEPVGKDHPVVSGLFREQNAKLAEITTQLDNMLGDWLARKQRLRGTL